Genomic window (Helianthus annuus cultivar XRQ/B chromosome 3, HanXRQr2.0-SUNRISE, whole genome shotgun sequence):
GTGCTGAGGTCAGAAGGCGGTGTTAGAGGCCTGTTCAAAGGACTAATTCCCACAATGGCCCGTGAAGTCCCCGGGAATGCAGCCATGTTTGGTGTTTACGAGGCCATGAAGCAGTATTTTGCTGGTGGGACCGATACTTCTGGTGTAGACCGTGGTTCATTGATCATAGCCGGAGGCATAGCTGGAGGTGCATTCTGGGCTTCGGTTTACCCCACTGATGTCATCAAGAGCGCGATCCAGGTTGATGATTATAGGAACCCTAAGTATTCGGGTTCAATTGATGCTTTCAAAAAGATTCTCAAGATTGAGGGGGTGGGGGGATTATACAAAGGTTTCGGGCCTGCGATGGGAAGAAGTGTCCCGGCTAATGCTGCTTGCTTTTTCGCTTATGAAATCGTGAGGTCGAGCTTGGGTTGATTTTTAAACATACACAATAGGAATAGGAATGACTTGATATTTTGAATTCATCGTTGCAAAAGAGTAGCCCTTTTTTTAACAAGTAAAATCTTGAAATAATTTGTGATTCATGTTACCTTGATAATATTGGATAACTCATTTGGTTGGAGAGTGAACAAATTCCTATATCATAAATTTTAATTCTTTAGATAATTTTTATACCCAACAAAACTTGAATAATATCATATTTACGCGTTAAAAATTATAGATGACAATCATGCCCCATTATTCAAATAAATCATTGATAGGGAAAAAATAAATTGTATACGGATCTCTTATTAACAGGTCGATTTGGGTCTACTCAAATTAGTTAACTAGTCAAAATGGGCAACTAGTATAGAACTTGTTAACTTGAAATATTGAAAATGGTCCAAATGGATTAGTCTCACCCATGACCATTGTTTCTCTCCACCAGACTTGTTGCTATTGGCACCAATCACCACatccaccgtcaccaccaccaccaccaacgtGCTTAGCACCGCCACTACGCCATCGAGGCCCATTAAGCCGAGAACTTGTATTGACCCTAATATGTTTTTACTCGTCACCCAAACCCACATGACACGTCCAGTTTGACATGCCCACTAAAAATCATAAATATCAAATATacattttttttcatatttatgCCATATATACCTTTACGCGTGTATTTTGgctataagaaaaaaaaaatactataaTAGACGTATGAACTTTGCGACTCATTTCCAttaaaatgaaaataatggttaCCGGGTCGTGAGTTTGTCTTGATACGAACCCACCGTAAAGGGTCAACCCAATTGGTCAACAGCCACAAGTACAACACCACGTTTACTTTTCTGCATGAGACTTGGTCTCCAATTTTAGTTGTTGTGCTTTGGTAGCTGCATTATGTCCACGTTTACATTTCTTGGTGCATGATCACTTGTACTTGGAGCTTGGTTTTAAAACCAagaggcgcacaaaagcgacgagtTCTAGAACCGAGACGCAAAGCGCAAAAACGACGGGTTTTTCGTACCCAAGGCGCAAGATGATTAGATATTTTTTTATACATCCCATAGGTTTGTAGCATCCCTTATCTAAAATGCATATATGATTTTAGCTATAAATAAGGTTTATATATGATTTTATCTACATGTACAAGCCAAAAAACCTAATGTACAACAGTATGGACAAAAATCGGATATATACACGTGAGGCGCGCGCCTCAGAAGGGTTTTTTTGCCAAAAATGTGCGCCTCGAGTGCGCTTTACTTTGTGCACCTTGTGTAGCCTAAGGCCTGCGTCCCAGTGCACCTCGTGCCACTGgcacgctttttaaaaccaagactAGGAGAAACCACCATTGTTTTACATATTTAAGTTTGAAGCATGAATGAAAAGAGTAGCAGAAAATTGATCAAATATCTTGTTTTACCCGAACTAAATCGGGCCTCCAGTATCTTGCGTGCAAAAAAGAAACAAAGATCATTCACTCGAGTCTCAATAACACACTTGTAGAGTTAAATATGACCAAAAACATATCAATCATTAAACTTcacagaaacaaaaaaaaaaaattcaataacCATATATAAGCATGTCGTACAACACGTCTACAGACCGAAAATAAATTCTATGAGCTACAAGTTGATTAATACAGAGACAAAAACTCCAAGCAGACAACCTACATAACAAGTTCAATATCGATTCAGCCACATTTTCTGGTGAACCACCTGATTCAAAACTTGTTCAAGAAATAAACAGATGATCACTATTACCAACTATATATTCTAAACAAGCATTTCATAGTCTATAAACAGAATTAACATAAAAACAAAAACCCGAGAGACTATCGTACAGCCGAATTACCATGCTCTGCAAACATGAATTCATACAAAGTTAGCATCTTTCATTCTTTCCGCTGTTATCCATCTATTCCCTCCATCTTGGGCTTGGAATTGAGAAAAAACCTGGTGATGGAAAGCCCATACCAGGAGAAGGTGGAGGTTGAGGCCCAGGCCCAAACGCTCCCGGTTGAGTCATGGGTGAAAACGAAAAATTTGGTGTTAACGGTGGGGGGTGCTGATATCCAGGAGAAAGTAACGGGTATGGTGATAGAGGAGATAACAAGTTTAAGTAACCCGACGGTGATGGCAGAAGAAACTGAGAAGTTGGTGACGGTAACTGAGGTGGTGGACCGTTCATTCGTGGTGATGGTAACGGTGGCGGCGGGCCGTTCATTCTTGGTGAGGGAAGTGGAGGCAGAGGTGGGCCACCGTACATCCGAGGTGATGGAAGTGGCGGCTGTAACGGGTATGGAAGCAATCCAGATGATTGCTGCTGCTGTTGACCTTGCATCTGAGTTTGACTTTGAGCTTGAGGATTTTGCTGATACTGCGGATGAGTTTGTTGGTTAGGTTGTGGAGGTCCTTGAGCTGGATCAATGATCGAATGTTGAAGGTATCGCATATACGCGGAGATAGGAGACTCCGCTGTGTTTGACCATCCTGTATGGTCACCAGATGGCGGCCGTTGTTGACCATGATGAGGCGGTCTAGCAAGATTACTACCATTATACACAACCGCACCAGAGGCTGGCCCGTTTAACGGGCGGTTAGGGGGGATATGTTGTTGAACCGGTGCATGGTGAACCGGCATACGGGGTCGTGTAACATTTAACGGTGTTAACGATGACGGCCTACTTCGTTGCGGTCTATGCGCGTTCTGGGGAGGTCTAGGAAGCGGTTCTTGCGAGTGCCGAGATGGCGAACCCGTAagctgttgaacaatactttgaAAATCATTCTTATTAATATTATACACTTGGGGCTGAGGAGGCTGCCTAGCAGGATTGGTAAAATTAGGCTGATGTAAAGGATTTTTCCTAATATTCTTCCCAATTTTGTTCACACCCAAGTAATCATTTCCCCTATTCCTTGAATAATCAGAATTATCCATTTTTTGACCTAAAAATCCAATCTTTCCCCAAATCCCCaaattcaaaaccctaaccctaacaaTCTCAATTCAATTCAATAATACAGAAACGAGCAAAATCAAACCTTTAGAGCAATTAGCAAGCTAGAAGATGAACAACACACCTGTAGATCAAAGGAAATTTTGATCTCTGAGAGGTAAGTAAGGGTTTTAGAAGCAGTTTTGGGGTAGTTGCAAAGGGAATTTAAGGATGAATGAGACTTGACTTGGAAAAATTGCGTAAGATTTGAAAGTTTCTTCTGTGAAAACAATCATGGGGTTGAAAAATTGGGAGTATAAAAGAATTTTTGGAGAGAGAAAAACCCTAATGGTGGTCAACGGAAAGATGAATTGGACAAAAAGATGTTTGAAAAATAATAAAGAGTTGGATTAGGTGGTTTTGTATAGGGGCGATCGCCATTGGCCAAATTCTCTACGTATGTGACACCACATGAGATGTGA
Coding sequences:
- the LOC110930280 gene encoding protein HAIKU1-like, whose translation is MDNSDYSRNRGNDYLGVNKIGKNIRKNPLHQPNFTNPARQPPQPQVYNINKNDFQSIVQQLTGSPSRHSQEPLPRPPQNAHRPQRSRPSSLTPLNVTRPRMPVHHAPVQQHIPPNRPLNGPASGAVVYNGSNLARPPHHGQQRPPSGDHTGWSNTAESPISAYMRYLQHSIIDPAQGPPQPNQQTHPQYQQNPQAQSQTQMQGQQQQQSSGLLPYPLQPPLPSPRMYGGPPLPPLPSPRMNGPPPPLPSPRMNGPPPQLPSPTSQFLLPSPSGYLNLLSPLSPYPLLSPGYQHPPPLTPNFSFSPMTQPGAFGPGPQPPPSPGMGFPSPGFFSIPSPRWRE